ACGCGTTTCCCACGGCGCCGGCCATCCCGTTTCCATGACGCGAAACCGGCTGTTGGTGGTCGCCGGTGAAGCCTCCGGTGACCAGCGCGCCGCGCGCCTGGTCACCGAGCTCGGCGCGCGACGGCCAGGGCTCGAGGTGTTCGGTCTCGGAGGAGACGACCTGATTGCGGCCGGGTGCCGAATCGTCGCTCACAGTCGCGAGATCGCAGTCGTCGGCATCTCCGAAGCTCTGCGGGTGCTCCCACGGGCCCGGGAGATCTTCGCCGGACTGCTCGACGAGGTCGACCGGGACCCGCCGCTGGCGGCCGTGCTCGTCGATTCCCCGGAGTTCAACCTCCGTCTGGCTGCACAGCTCGCACGCCGTGACATCCCGGTCGTCTACTACGTAAGCCCTCAAGTGTGGGCTTGGCGGCGAGGCCGGGTCCGCAAGATCGCCAGCAGCGTCGACCTCATGCTCGTCTTGTTCGACTTCGAGGAGACCTTTTTCCGCGAGCGCGGCATCGATGCCGTGCATGTCGGTCATCCGCTGGTCGACGAGGTGCCGGTGCTCGAGCAGGCCTGGGACCGGGACGGCGCATCGTTCCGTGGACCCTTCCGCATTTCTTTGCTGCCGGGATCGCGGCGCAGCGAGATCGAGCATCTCCTCCCGTCGATGCTGGATGCAGCGCAGCGCCTGGTGCAGGTTCTCCCCGTCGAACCGCGGATCATCGTGGCACCGACCGTCCCGCGGTCCTTGGTGGAGAAGCACATGGAGCGAGCCGGCGCCACGTTCGAGCTCGTCGAGCGGGGACGATTCGAAGCGATCGCCGACAGCCATCTGGCGATCTGCGCATCCGGCACCGCGACTCTCGAGGTCGGCCTCCTCGGCACACCGATGGTCGTCGCCTATCGTTTGACACCGATTTCCTACCTGCTGGCCCGCGCGCTCGTCCGCCTGCCGCACTTCAGCCTGGTGAACCTCGTCCTCGGTCGCGGAGTCGTTCCTGAGCTTCTTCAGCGCCAAGCCGCCGGGCCTGCTCTGGCCAAGGCGGTGGCCGGGTTGCTCGGCGATCCCGCGCGAATCACCGCCATGCGAGCCGATTTGGCGACGCTGCGGTCGCGACTCGGGGCGCCGGGTGCCAGCCGGCGTGCCGCCGAGCAGGTCGAGTCACTCCTGGCGCGCCTCGAGGTCCCCGCATGAGCCTCGGTCGCTTCCTGCTGAAGTACTTCGGGCGCTACGCCGCCTGGGCCGTCGTCGCCGTCCTTGCGACCCTCGTCTTCGCCGCCTCCAGCGTCTGTGCGGT
This genomic window from Holophagales bacterium contains:
- the lpxB gene encoding lipid-A-disaccharide synthase, with the translated sequence MTRNRLLVVAGEASGDQRAARLVTELGARRPGLEVFGLGGDDLIAAGCRIVAHSREIAVVGISEALRVLPRAREIFAGLLDEVDRDPPLAAVLVDSPEFNLRLAAQLARRDIPVVYYVSPQVWAWRRGRVRKIASSVDLMLVLFDFEETFFRERGIDAVHVGHPLVDEVPVLEQAWDRDGASFRGPFRISLLPGSRRSEIEHLLPSMLDAAQRLVQVLPVEPRIIVAPTVPRSLVEKHMERAGATFELVERGRFEAIADSHLAICASGTATLEVGLLGTPMVVAYRLTPISYLLARALVRLPHFSLVNLVLGRGVVPELLQRQAAGPALAKAVAGLLGDPARITAMRADLATLRSRLGAPGASRRAAEQVESLLARLEVPA